One Anaerolineae bacterium genomic window, ACGTGGAACCACCGACACGATCACCTCTGGCTCCTCGCGCGCGACGGAATAGTAGGCGGCCAGCTCCGCGGCGCGCTGGATCGTCGCCGGTGGCACAGGGCGACCGTGACAACGGATGATCACATGGGCGCCGGGAACTCCGCGAGTGTGAAGCCACAGATCATCAGGCGCGGCCGTCTTAAAGGTCAGCTCATCGTTTTGGCGGCTGTTGCGTCCTATCAGGATGGTGAAGCCATCTGGGGAGGTGACCTTGATCGGCCCTGGCGGCGGAGCTGAGCGCCGTGGCTGCTC contains:
- a CDS encoding NFACT RNA binding domain-containing protein, translated to EQPRRSAPPPGPIKVTSPDGFTILIGRNSRQNDELTFKTAAPDDLWLHTRGVPGAHVIIRCHGRPVPPATIQRAAELAAYYSVAREEPEVIVSVVPRRRVRRLPGGRPGQVVYTGEETVRVHPRP